Proteins from a single region of Flavobacterium sp. YJ01:
- a CDS encoding TROVE domain-containing protein translates to MKFNFLAKEKNNIVNHENAPAFSLTSEYELYTAVVTTSLSASFYEKDTTRLERIKNLIKKCNPVFVAKLAVYARNEMHMRSVPLVLVVELAKIYSGDSLISKMIINVIQRADEITELLAYYQMANERNGVKKLNRLSKQIQKGLAVSFNKFDEYQFAKYNRDGAVKLKDALFLVHPKAKDEAQQTIFNKVVSNTLQTPYTWETELSQLGQIKFYNEFEKQKAFTQKWEELIDSGKVGYMALLRNLRNILEANVSGFHMQKVCDYLSNEKAVANSKQLPFRFLAAYREVKDLNFKYTSMVLDALEDAVTASSQNIKGFDLNTSIVIACDVSGSMQQPISAKSKVLLYDIGLMLGMLMQRRCKNVVSGMFGDRWKIINMPKRSILANVNEYYKREGEVGYATNGHLVLEDLIGRKEIVDKVMLFTDVQMWNNAYAKDSFANSWSRYKKIAPNAKLYLFDLAGYGQAPINIEKNDVYLIAGWSDKVFDVLNALDDKNSALNYINRIEL, encoded by the coding sequence ATGAAATTCAATTTTTTAGCAAAAGAGAAAAACAATATAGTTAATCACGAAAACGCACCAGCTTTTTCTTTAACATCAGAATACGAATTGTACACAGCAGTCGTAACAACAAGTTTGAGTGCTTCATTTTATGAAAAAGATACAACTCGTTTAGAGCGAATCAAAAACTTGATTAAAAAATGCAATCCGGTATTTGTTGCAAAATTGGCAGTTTATGCCCGTAACGAAATGCATATGCGTTCTGTGCCATTAGTTTTGGTTGTAGAATTGGCTAAGATTTATTCTGGCGATTCTTTAATCAGTAAAATGATAATTAATGTTATACAACGTGCAGACGAAATAACAGAATTGTTAGCGTATTACCAAATGGCAAACGAACGAAATGGCGTTAAGAAATTAAATCGTTTATCAAAGCAAATCCAAAAAGGTTTAGCGGTTTCATTCAATAAATTTGACGAATACCAATTCGCAAAATACAATCGTGATGGTGCTGTAAAATTAAAAGATGCGTTGTTTTTGGTTCATCCAAAAGCAAAAGACGAAGCGCAACAAACCATTTTTAATAAAGTTGTGAGTAACACTTTGCAAACGCCATATACTTGGGAAACTGAGTTGTCGCAATTAGGTCAAATAAAGTTTTATAACGAATTTGAAAAACAAAAAGCATTCACCCAAAAATGGGAAGAATTGATTGATAGCGGTAAAGTAGGTTACATGGCTTTGTTGCGTAACTTACGAAATATCTTAGAAGCGAATGTTTCGGGTTTTCATATGCAAAAAGTATGCGATTACCTTTCTAACGAAAAAGCAGTCGCAAACTCAAAACAATTGCCATTCCGATTTTTAGCAGCGTATCGTGAAGTGAAAGATTTGAATTTCAAATATACTTCAATGGTTTTAGATGCTTTGGAAGATGCTGTTACGGCAAGTTCACAAAACATAAAAGGTTTTGATTTGAATACATCTATTGTAATTGCGTGTGACGTTTCGGGTTCGATGCAACAGCCAATTTCAGCAAAAAGTAAAGTATTGCTTTACGATATTGGTTTGATGTTGGGTATGTTAATGCAAAGGCGTTGTAAAAATGTGGTTAGCGGTATGTTTGGTGATCGTTGGAAAATAATCAATATGCCAAAGCGAAGCATATTGGCCAACGTTAATGAATATTACAAACGCGAAGGTGAAGTGGGTTACGCTACAAACGGTCATTTGGTTTTGGAAGATTTAATTGGCCGAAAAGAAATTGTAGACAAAGTAATGTTGTTTACAGATGTTCAAATGTGGAATAATGCGTACGCAAAAGACTCATTTGCAAACTCCTGGAGCCGATACAAAAAGATCGCTCCAAATGCAAAATTGTATTTGTTTGATTTGGCTGGTTACGGTCAGGCGCCAATTAACATCGAAAAAAACGATGTATATTTAATAGCCGGTTGGTCAGATAAAGTGTTTGATGTTTTGAATGCTTTAGACGATAAAAACAGCGCATTAAATTACATCAATCGAATAGAATTGTAA
- a CDS encoding RtcB family protein: MKTQISGTDILELGFPEGKIIGIALKINSKRNGFTRDEMITNFKNVLETPENYIDDKIFSKLAVALIEKSNEKPEDFIALNQNPNAYSAYGLDHIEDGARKQMEVAMKLPVTVAGALMPDAHQGYGLPIGGVLATKNAIIPYGVGVDIGCRMALSVYDIPEDFYFENEAKFKRELIANSIFGAGHGFHGQYKSDHAVLENDTFNMNPFVKNLKDKAWSQLGSSGGGNHFVEFGIMEFAKDDVVLNIPKGKYVALLTHSGSRGMGATIAGHYTKIAKDECKLPEVAKNLAYLDMNSQLGQEYWLAMNLAGDYASACHEIIHNKMERALGATILAKVENHHNFAWKEIWNGEEVIVHRKGATPAGKGVMGIIPGSMTAPGFLVRGKGEENAINSASHGAGRQMSRTQAIKNITQTEMKSILRDHGVTLIGAGLDEAPMAYKDINQVMEAQQDLVDVIAKFTPKLVRMADDGSRED, from the coding sequence ATGAAAACACAAATAAGCGGAACAGATATATTAGAATTAGGATTTCCAGAAGGAAAAATAATTGGGATTGCCTTAAAAATAAATAGCAAAAGAAACGGATTTACAAGAGACGAAATGATTACAAATTTCAAAAACGTCCTAGAAACTCCGGAAAATTATATAGACGATAAAATCTTCAGCAAACTGGCTGTGGCTTTAATCGAAAAATCGAATGAAAAACCAGAAGATTTCATTGCTTTAAATCAGAATCCAAATGCATATTCGGCTTACGGATTAGATCATATCGAAGACGGAGCCAGAAAACAAATGGAAGTTGCCATGAAATTGCCGGTTACGGTTGCGGGAGCTTTAATGCCAGACGCGCACCAAGGTTACGGATTACCAATTGGAGGAGTTTTAGCCACAAAAAATGCCATTATTCCGTATGGAGTTGGGGTTGATATTGGGTGTAGAATGGCGTTGTCAGTTTATGATATTCCAGAAGATTTTTACTTTGAAAACGAAGCTAAATTCAAAAGAGAATTAATTGCCAATTCCATTTTTGGAGCAGGTCACGGATTTCACGGTCAGTACAAATCAGATCATGCGGTTTTGGAGAACGATACATTTAATATGAATCCGTTTGTGAAGAATTTGAAAGATAAAGCTTGGTCGCAATTAGGATCTTCGGGTGGTGGAAATCACTTTGTGGAATTCGGAATCATGGAATTTGCCAAAGACGATGTGGTTTTAAATATTCCAAAAGGAAAATACGTCGCTTTGTTAACGCATTCGGGTTCACGCGGAATGGGTGCCACAATCGCTGGACATTATACTAAAATCGCCAAAGACGAATGTAAACTTCCAGAAGTGGCAAAAAACTTAGCGTATTTGGATATGAATTCGCAATTAGGACAAGAATATTGGTTGGCGATGAATTTGGCGGGAGACTACGCTTCGGCTTGTCACGAGATTATCCATAACAAAATGGAACGCGCTTTGGGTGCGACGATTTTAGCCAAAGTCGAAAACCACCATAATTTTGCCTGGAAAGAAATCTGGAACGGCGAAGAAGTGATCGTACATAGAAAAGGAGCAACTCCAGCCGGAAAAGGCGTTATGGGAATCATTCCGGGAAGTATGACCGCACCTGGATTTTTGGTGAGAGGAAAAGGCGAGGAGAACGCCATCAATTCGGCTTCGCATGGAGCAGGAAGACAAATGAGCAGAACCCAAGCCATAAAAAACATCACACAAACCGAAATGAAATCGATCCTGAGAGATCATGGCGTTACGCTTATCGGTGCAGGTCTAGACGAAGCTCCAATGGCGTATAAAGATATCAATCAGGTGATGGAAGCGCAACAGGATTTAGTAGATGTTATAGCGAAGTTTACGCCAAAATTAGTGAGAATGGCGGATGATGGGAGTCGAGAAGATTAG
- a CDS encoding TatD family hydrolase: MNYIDIGINLTNKQFQNDIDDVVQDALDADVSQMILTGTSVRNSETSLEIAKQYPEILYSTAGIHPHDAKSFDEKSILKLRNLLKQKHVVSVGECGLDFDRDFSPRNKQEECYKAQLELAIEVQKPLFLHERSAFNSFMNITKDYLPQLPKAVVHCFTGTLQEAKTYLDNGFYLGFTGAISDAKRFSHLKEVIEYVPLDRMMIETDAPFMLPKNVPNSLLKKYHERRCEPAFLPYVAGTIAQFKGITLAKVVEETTRNSKNFFGI, encoded by the coding sequence ATGAATTACATAGACATAGGAATCAATCTAACCAACAAACAATTCCAAAACGACATAGACGATGTCGTACAAGACGCGCTCGACGCCGATGTATCGCAAATGATACTTACGGGAACTAGCGTAAGAAACAGCGAAACTTCATTAGAAATCGCCAAACAATATCCGGAAATATTATATTCGACGGCGGGAATACATCCGCATGATGCGAAGAGTTTTGATGAAAAAAGCATTTTAAAACTGCGAAATTTATTAAAGCAGAAACATGTCGTTTCGGTTGGCGAATGCGGACTCGATTTTGATCGTGACTTTTCGCCCCGAAACAAACAGGAAGAATGTTACAAAGCCCAATTAGAATTGGCGATTGAAGTACAGAAACCTTTGTTTTTGCACGAAAGAAGCGCTTTTAATTCTTTTATGAATATTACCAAAGACTATTTACCGCAATTGCCCAAAGCCGTTGTGCATTGTTTTACGGGAACGTTGCAAGAAGCCAAAACCTATCTCGATAACGGATTTTATCTGGGTTTTACGGGAGCGATTTCAGATGCCAAACGTTTCAGTCATTTAAAAGAAGTCATTGAGTACGTACCGCTCGACCGAATGATGATTGAAACCGATGCGCCGTTTATGCTTCCTAAAAATGTCCCGAACAGCCTTTTGAAGAAATACCACGAACGCCGTTGCGAACCTGCTTTTCTGCCGTATGTTGCCGGAACTATTGCACAGTTTAAAGGAATTACTTTGGCTAAAGTGGTGGAGGAAACGACTAGGAATTCTAAAAACTTTTTTGGGATTTAG
- a CDS encoding AAA family ATPase, with translation MEIRKIRIKNFRLLKDFKLDLENNLSLIIGKNNTGKTSLLSVLEKFLTDKSTFSINDFHIDQIKKLEKLEKRNVINIGNDFDFKIQLFFEIFYDKEDSLKNISSLILNLEDENKVILGFEYYLNPDSYSNLIREYGLYKSENTKKNITDFLRKTDNKRFFKMEIKSFIFDGDEVISSQVIKDKNIISKIINFQSIKAKRDVNNSDSNRPDKTLSKLSSDYYESIENSQQEQETINRLNKELGSTDEKLNKIYPSVFKDVIKKVELFGGKMPGESSIKILSSLQSKNILKENTSVFYDQSNFQLPEDYHGLGYMNLFAMIFEIELKCKKFRRENEKLDNQIPADINLLFIEEPEAHMHPQMQHIFIKNISKILENEKKGLDSDGSRVSDRSQFNLQGIVTTHSSHITAESDFDTVKYFYKIASENKVICKNLKDLKNEYSKETNQYEFLKHYLTLNRAELFFADKAVLIEGDTERLLLPVMMVKLDNENKFDLPLLSQNISIIEVGAYSHIFEKFIDFIGVKYLIITDFDTCKKVKTGEFNKKNEPIFENKLCRVDDPEASGSLNNAIKHFLKGNSFSELKTSEENFYLKKNSLCIAFQHRENSYHAKSFEDAFINLNRKFISDNKSVFKGLKNIKHFDLKGDAIKDAYDLAEHCIDKKTHFALDIIYYSSAENYTTWEIPLYIKEGLLWLQK, from the coding sequence ATGGAAATAAGGAAAATACGCATTAAGAATTTCAGATTATTAAAAGATTTTAAATTAGATCTCGAAAATAATCTTTCATTAATAATTGGAAAAAATAACACAGGGAAAACTTCTCTTTTGTCAGTTTTAGAAAAGTTCTTAACAGACAAGAGTACTTTTTCTATTAACGATTTTCATATAGATCAAATAAAAAAACTTGAAAAACTTGAAAAAAGAAATGTAATTAATATTGGTAATGATTTTGATTTTAAAATTCAATTATTTTTTGAAATTTTTTACGACAAAGAAGATAGTCTGAAAAATATATCATCTCTTATTTTAAATCTTGAAGATGAAAACAAGGTCATTCTAGGTTTTGAATATTATTTAAATCCAGATAGCTACAGCAATCTAATTCGAGAATATGGACTTTATAAATCAGAAAACACTAAAAAAAATATTACTGATTTTCTAAGAAAAACAGATAATAAAAGATTTTTCAAAATGGAGATTAAATCCTTCATATTTGATGGAGATGAAGTTATAAGTTCTCAAGTAATTAAAGATAAGAATATAATTTCAAAAATTATAAATTTTCAAAGTATAAAGGCAAAACGAGATGTCAATAATTCTGATAGTAATAGACCAGATAAGACATTATCAAAACTATCTTCAGATTATTATGAAAGTATCGAAAATAGTCAACAAGAACAAGAAACTATAAATAGACTTAATAAAGAATTAGGAAGTACTGATGAGAAATTAAATAAAATATATCCATCTGTCTTTAAAGATGTCATTAAAAAGGTAGAACTTTTCGGAGGAAAAATGCCTGGAGAATCTTCAATTAAAATATTATCATCATTACAGAGTAAAAACATTTTAAAAGAAAACACGTCTGTTTTTTATGACCAATCAAATTTTCAATTGCCCGAAGATTATCACGGCTTAGGATACATGAATCTATTTGCGATGATTTTTGAGATAGAACTCAAGTGTAAAAAGTTTAGAAGAGAAAATGAAAAATTGGATAATCAAATTCCAGCAGATATAAATTTATTATTCATAGAGGAACCAGAAGCACATATGCATCCTCAAATGCAACACATTTTTATAAAAAATATATCAAAAATTTTAGAGAATGAAAAGAAAGGTCTTGATTCAGATGGCAGTAGAGTTTCGGATAGATCACAATTTAACCTTCAAGGAATAGTAACTACTCATTCTTCACACATTACAGCAGAAAGCGATTTTGATACGGTAAAATACTTCTATAAAATTGCAAGCGAAAATAAAGTTATATGCAAAAATTTAAAAGATTTAAAGAACGAGTACTCAAAAGAAACAAACCAATATGAATTTTTAAAGCATTATTTGACTTTAAATAGAGCAGAATTATTCTTTGCTGATAAAGCGGTTTTAATTGAAGGAGATACAGAAAGATTGTTATTGCCCGTTATGATGGTAAAATTGGACAACGAAAACAAATTTGATTTACCATTATTATCGCAAAATATTTCAATTATTGAAGTTGGAGCTTATTCTCATATTTTTGAAAAATTCATTGACTTTATAGGTGTTAAATATTTGATTATTACGGATTTTGATACATGCAAGAAAGTAAAAACAGGTGAGTTCAATAAAAAAAATGAGCCCATATTTGAAAATAAATTATGTAGGGTTGATGATCCAGAGGCTAGTGGTAGTTTAAATAATGCAATCAAACATTTTTTAAAAGGAAACTCATTTAGTGAATTGAAAACATCTGAAGAGAATTTTTATTTAAAAAAGAATTCATTATGTATTGCTTTTCAACACCGTGAAAACAGTTATCATGCAAAAAGTTTTGAAGATGCATTCATAAATTTAAACAGAAAATTTATTTCGGATAATAAATCTGTTTTTAAGGGATTGAAAAATATTAAACATTTCGATTTAAAAGGCGATGCGATTAAAGATGCATACGATTTAGCTGAACATTGTATTGATAAAAAAACGCATTTTGCATTGGATATTATTTATTATAGTTCTGCTGAGAATTATACTACTTGGGAAATTCCATTATATATAAAAGAAGGATTATTATGGCTACAGAAATAG
- a CDS encoding UvrD-helicase domain-containing protein, translating to MATEIDDIFNAIESGNHFLLSGGAGSGKTHTLIELLNKLYKDNPKVSIACITFTNVAADEIQERTNYDNLVISTIHDFLWMNISPYQINLKKSLIELNPDDGLNFDEIERIDYREYRNFKKGIIKHEDVLVIAEHLFITYPLLSKIIKDKYDYIFIDEYQDTYKPVIEIFFNHLNKTSKRNVIGLFGDRMQSIYQDGDNLSEYIEDKRVDIPLIIEVPKKVNRRNPQSVIDLANNIRLDPLEQNAEINPYAPNNKDGAIKQGNTKFVFTKKANKDAYNIIKAKFCKNWNFKDSKNTKLLFLSHSLIASEAGFASLIDIYDKDKIVGSGGYVERIKKYVAKNSIKDDLTDMSFIEVINTLLKRIDEGLEFEKGLDELKNILNNESTLSYLKAINILNRKYSEIKEILPTEGIYDFLSANVAIFNFAKSMNFEELKSIYLSKDKLIGKKKSKNEESNKRNDERDYLIRYLIRIQEIISLYESKNYYALINKSDFKINRGIDKAELNKKLRDLHLVKEESIETVIRKADELMLCQIDERTKHFLDKNKFLFERVKKVNFKEVECLYKYVENETVYSTQHGIKGAEFNNVLVFLDKSANTKLNYKALFEKTVDKESIIERTQKLFYVCCTRAMDDLIVFYNDEYSEEVIEQAKIWFGEKNIFNIDDLVS from the coding sequence ATGGCTACAGAAATAGATGATATATTTAATGCTATCGAATCAGGAAATCATTTTCTTTTAAGTGGTGGTGCAGGTAGTGGAAAAACTCATACCTTAATTGAATTATTAAATAAACTATATAAAGACAATCCTAAAGTTAGTATAGCATGTATAACATTTACGAATGTTGCTGCTGACGAAATTCAGGAACGTACGAATTATGATAATTTAGTGATCTCAACAATTCATGATTTTTTGTGGATGAATATTAGTCCATATCAAATTAACTTGAAAAAATCGCTTATAGAATTAAATCCAGATGATGGTTTAAATTTTGATGAAATTGAAAGAATAGATTATCGTGAATATCGGAACTTTAAAAAAGGTATTATCAAACATGAAGATGTACTTGTTATAGCAGAACATTTATTTATAACATATCCTCTATTGTCTAAAATTATAAAAGATAAATACGATTATATTTTTATCGATGAGTATCAAGATACTTATAAGCCTGTAATTGAGATATTCTTTAACCATTTAAATAAAACAAGTAAAAGGAATGTGATTGGACTTTTTGGAGATAGGATGCAATCAATTTATCAAGATGGGGATAATTTGTCAGAATATATTGAAGATAAGAGAGTTGATATTCCTCTAATTATTGAAGTACCAAAAAAAGTTAATCGTAGAAATCCACAAAGTGTAATTGATTTAGCTAACAATATTAGATTAGATCCATTAGAGCAAAATGCAGAAATAAATCCATATGCGCCAAATAATAAAGATGGAGCTATCAAACAAGGGAATACAAAATTTGTATTCACTAAAAAAGCAAATAAAGATGCTTATAATATTATAAAAGCAAAGTTCTGTAAAAATTGGAATTTTAAAGATTCAAAAAACACCAAACTTCTTTTTTTGTCTCACTCACTTATTGCAAGTGAGGCTGGTTTTGCTAGTTTAATTGATATATACGATAAAGACAAAATTGTAGGAAGTGGAGGGTATGTCGAAAGAATAAAAAAATATGTTGCAAAGAATTCAATAAAAGATGATTTAACAGATATGTCATTTATTGAAGTTATTAATACTTTACTAAAAAGAATAGACGAAGGATTAGAGTTTGAAAAAGGCCTAGATGAATTAAAAAATATTCTAAATAACGAATCTACTTTAAGCTATCTTAAGGCTATTAACATACTTAACAGAAAATATTCTGAAATTAAAGAGATATTACCTACGGAAGGAATTTATGATTTTTTATCTGCTAATGTAGCAATATTTAATTTTGCAAAAAGCATGAATTTTGAAGAATTAAAAAGTATTTATTTAAGTAAAGATAAATTAATTGGAAAAAAGAAAAGTAAGAATGAAGAATCAAACAAAAGAAATGATGAAAGAGATTATTTGATAAGATATTTAATAAGAATACAGGAAATAATATCACTATATGAAAGTAAAAATTATTATGCCTTAATAAATAAAAGTGATTTTAAAATTAATAGAGGGATAGACAAAGCTGAATTAAATAAAAAATTAAGAGATCTTCATTTAGTTAAAGAAGAAAGTATAGAAACAGTGATAAGAAAAGCAGATGAGCTTATGTTATGTCAGATTGATGAGAGGACTAAACATTTTTTAGATAAAAATAAGTTTCTATTTGAACGTGTAAAAAAAGTTAATTTTAAAGAAGTCGAATGTTTATATAAATATGTTGAAAATGAAACAGTTTATTCTACTCAGCACGGTATAAAAGGTGCAGAATTTAATAATGTTTTAGTTTTTCTTGATAAAAGTGCCAATACAAAATTAAATTATAAAGCACTTTTTGAAAAAACGGTTGATAAAGAATCTATAATTGAGAGAACGCAAAAGCTATTTTATGTTTGCTGTACTAGAGCGATGGATGATTTAATTGTTTTTTATAATGATGAATATAGTGAAGAAGTAATAGAGCAGGCTAAAATTTGGTTTGGAGAAAAGAATATATTTAACATTGATGATTTGGTATCTTAA
- a CDS encoding long-chain fatty acid--CoA ligase — MVPITRLFDFPYYQQETYNLPVALATKKNGAWEKTSSQEYIAKANAVSRALLRMGVQKDDKIALITSNNRTEWNIMDIGILQTGAQNVPIYPTIAEEDYEYILNHSGSIYCFVSDDEVYQKVQAIRANVPTLKEVYSFNEIPGCKHWSDLLLSGEDESNQNEVEARKDSITTDDLATIIYTSGTTGRPKGVMLSHKNIVSNVLDSAPRIPFDPGKSTALSFLPICHIFERMILYIYQYYGVSVYFGESIDKISDNLKEVRPTVITAVPRLLEKVYDKIYAKGAELTGIKKKLFFWAIDLGLKYEPYGANGAWYEFQLKIARKLIFSKWKEGLGGNLDLMVSGSAALQPRLTRVFAAAEIPVMEGYGLTETSPVIAVNDQRNKGFKIGTVGKPIRNLEVKIAQDGEILIKGPNVMLGYFNDPEKTAEALQDGYFHTGDIGEIDGEGFLKITDRKKEMFKTSGGKYIAPQMIENAMKQSRFIEQIMVIGEGEKMPAAFIQPNFEFVKEWAKIHRITLGSTDKEISENKDVIKRIDEEVESINKKFGHWEQIKRFELTPDVWSIDGGQLTPTLKLKRKIIKEIYKDLYAKIYGNN; from the coding sequence ATGGTTCCAATCACACGCCTTTTTGATTTTCCCTACTATCAACAAGAAACTTACAACCTTCCAGTCGCTCTTGCAACCAAAAAAAATGGAGCTTGGGAAAAAACATCTAGCCAGGAATATATTGCAAAAGCAAATGCTGTTTCGAGAGCATTATTGCGCATGGGCGTTCAGAAAGATGATAAAATTGCTTTAATTACTTCAAATAATAGAACCGAATGGAATATCATGGATATTGGTATTTTGCAGACCGGTGCTCAAAACGTTCCAATTTATCCAACAATTGCTGAGGAAGATTACGAATATATTTTAAATCACAGCGGCAGTATTTACTGTTTTGTATCTGATGATGAAGTCTATCAAAAAGTTCAAGCTATTAGAGCTAATGTTCCGACTTTGAAAGAAGTATATTCTTTTAATGAAATTCCAGGTTGCAAACATTGGTCTGATCTTTTGTTATCAGGTGAAGATGAAAGCAATCAAAACGAAGTTGAAGCCAGAAAAGATAGCATTACAACAGACGATTTAGCAACCATTATTTATACTTCTGGAACAACTGGAAGACCTAAAGGTGTAATGCTTTCGCATAAAAATATTGTTTCAAACGTTTTGGACAGCGCGCCAAGAATTCCGTTTGATCCAGGAAAAAGTACAGCATTGAGCTTCTTGCCTATTTGCCATATTTTTGAAAGAATGATTTTGTACATCTATCAATATTATGGTGTTTCAGTTTATTTTGGAGAATCTATTGACAAAATCAGCGATAACTTAAAAGAAGTTCGTCCGACTGTAATTACGGCTGTTCCGAGGCTTTTAGAGAAAGTTTACGATAAGATTTATGCAAAAGGTGCAGAATTAACTGGAATTAAGAAAAAACTGTTTTTCTGGGCAATTGATTTAGGTTTAAAATATGAGCCATACGGAGCAAATGGAGCTTGGTACGAATTTCAATTGAAAATTGCACGCAAACTGATTTTCAGCAAATGGAAAGAAGGTTTGGGCGGAAATCTAGATTTAATGGTTTCTGGAAGTGCGGCTTTGCAACCACGTTTAACAAGAGTTTTTGCTGCGGCAGAAATTCCGGTTATGGAAGGTTACGGATTAACTGAAACTTCTCCGGTAATTGCGGTTAACGATCAAAGAAACAAAGGTTTTAAAATTGGAACTGTTGGAAAACCAATTCGTAATCTTGAAGTTAAAATTGCTCAAGACGGTGAAATTTTAATAAAAGGTCCAAACGTAATGTTAGGCTACTTTAACGATCCTGAAAAAACAGCTGAGGCTTTACAAGACGGTTATTTCCATACAGGAGATATCGGAGAAATTGACGGCGAAGGTTTCTTGAAAATTACAGATCGTAAGAAAGAAATGTTCAAAACTTCTGGAGGTAAATATATCGCGCCTCAAATGATCGAAAATGCGATGAAACAATCTCGTTTTATCGAGCAGATTATGGTAATTGGTGAAGGAGAAAAAATGCCAGCAGCTTTTATTCAACCCAATTTTGAATTTGTAAAAGAATGGGCTAAAATCCATAGAATTACTTTAGGCAGTACAGATAAAGAAATCAGTGAAAATAAAGACGTTATCAAACGTATTGATGAAGAAGTAGAAAGCATCAACAAGAAATTTGGACATTGGGAACAAATCAAACGTTTTGAGCTTACGCCAGATGTTTGGTCTATCGATGGCGGACAGCTTACTCCTACCTTGAAATTAAAGCGTAAAATTATTAAAGAGATTTACAAAGATCTTTACGCAAAAATCTACGGGAACAATTAA